The following is a genomic window from Devosia neptuniae.
CGCTGGCGCCGCCAGCAGCTGCCGCCCGAATTGCGGCGCGAGGTCAGCCCCAAGAATATCCTGATGATCGGGCCGACCGGCGTCGGCAAGACCGAGATTTCCCGCCGCCTAGCGCGCCTTGCCCAAGCCCCCTTCATCAAGGTTGAAGCCACCAAGTTCACCGAAGTGGGCTATGTCGGGCGCGATGTGGAACAGATCATCCGCGATCTGGTGGAAGCCGGCATTGCCGTATTGCGCGACAAGCGCCGCGCCGATGTGCAGGCCCAGGCCCATCACAATGCCGAAGAACGCGTGCTCGATGCGCTGGTGGGTGGTTCGGCCGCGCCGTCAACCCGCGATAGCTTCCGCAAAAAGCTGCGTGACAATGAGCTCGATGACAAGGAAATCGAGATCGAGATGACGCCCGCGGCCAATACCGGCGGGTTTGAAATCCCCGGCATGCCCAATGGCGGCATCGGCATGATCAACCTTTCCGACATGTTCAAGCAGGCCATGGGCGGGCGCGGCGTCAAGCGCAAGATCAAAGTCAAGGACGCCTATGAGCCGCTGATCGCCGAAGAGGCCGACAAGCTCCTCGATCAGGAACAGCTCAAGGCCGAGGCCATCGAGCTGGTGGAAAACCATGGCATCGTCTTCATCGACGAGATCGACAAGGTCGCCGCCCGCGAGGGTGGCGTCTCCGGCGGTCCGTCGCGCGAAGGCGTGCAGCGCGATCTGCTGCCGCTGATCGAAGGCACGACCGTATCGACCAAATATGGCCCGGTCAGCACCGACCACATCCTGTTCATCGCTTCAGGCGCCTTCCATGTGAGTAAGCCCAGCGACCTCTTGCCCGAATTGCAGGGACGCCTGCCGATCCGGGTCGAGCTCAAGGCGTTGACGCGGGAGGATTTCATCCAGATCCTCTCCAGCACCGATGCGAGCCTGATCAAGCAATATGTGGCGCTGATGGGCACGGAAGGGGTGACGCTCGACTTCACCCAGGACGCCATCGAGGCGATTGCCGATGCGGCCGTCAAGGTCAACAACTCGGTCGAAAATATCGGCGCCCGGCGCCTCCAGACCGTGATGGAACGGCTGGTCGAGGACATCTCCTTCGACGCGCCGGACAAGCAGGGCCAGACCATCAAGATCGACGCCGCGTTCGTCGCGGACAAGGTCGGCGTGCTGGCAGCAGATACGGATCTGAGCAAGTTCGTGCTGTAGGCGATTAAGGGGAAGAAGGCCTACTTCTTCCCCGACCGCCGCATGACCTCATTGGTCAAAAACCGCAAATCCTCGGGATCGAGCTTGCCGATATCCTTGGCCAGCCGATTGGTCAGCTCGGTCGCCTCGGGCACCAGACCGCCGGTGTCGATGGTGATCTTGGGGTCGCTCAGCTCAGCCAGGCGCTGCAGCTCCTCGGCCTCGTCCCAGATCACGTTGAAAAACGTGATCATGCGATGCAGCAGGAAGCCGGTGGGCTTGCCGCGCCTTCCATGCTCAAGCGCCGACAGATAGGCACTCGACACATTGAGCGCCGCAGCCATCTCCTTGAGCGAGATGCCGCGTTCTTCGCGCAGCGCCCGGATTTTTGCACCCAGCGGGGTCATGAGCGGCGCAGGCGCACATACCACGCCCCCTCTCCACCATGACCACGCGCCGCAATGCTCCAGCCGGAGACCAGCGGCGCCAGGCTCGGTTCATTGAGCCAGAGCGGCAACATGGTGCGCAACACACCGCGCTCGCTCATCGCCGCGATATAGTCATTATCGGTTTTGAGGCCCTTTCCGGTGATCACCAGAATAGTACGGTCACCTCGGGCAAAGCGGGCCTGGATGAAGCGGTACAAAGCGCCGCGCGCCTCGTTCTGGGTCATGCCATGCAGGTCGATCGTGCCATCGATCTCGATCCGGCCGCGCACCACTTTCTTGCGCACCGAGGGCTCCACTGCCTTATCGGGCAGCGGACTATTGGCCATGGGCGCCTGATAGGGCGGCAGGAACGCCTTGCGCGGTGGTTTGCGCGCCGGCGGTGGCTTGGGCAGTTCAGGCTGGGGCTCGCCAACCGGCAGGGGCAGCGGGCCGGTGGCCATTTTCAGCAGGCCCTTGCGGCGCAGCGGATCGACTGTAGCGGCAACAGCCGTCCACAGGTGAAAATCGTGCGGCAGGCGTTTGGAATCACGCTTGGACATGCAAGGTCACGCCTGCCGGACACTGAGATCAATCGAGCTGGCTGGTGGAAGTGACTTTCCAATTGGGATCGCGCGATTTGGGATTACGCGCAAAGGTCCATTCGTCGGCCACGGTCTGCACCTGATCGGCATTGCCCTCGATCAGATTGGCATCCTTGTCGCGGGTAGCCGACACCACTTCGGCATGGAACCGTACCGTGATCAGGATATTCTTCTTGTCGTATTCGGCTTCCGAGATTTCCACCTTGGGCAGGCCGACAAAGGTGAAATCGACGGTCTGGCCGGCCGCTTCACGATCGGCAATGACGCGCTGGAAGCCGTCGAACACGTCCTTTTCGAGCAGGTTCTTGAGTGTGGTGCGATCGCCCGAGGCAAAGGCGGTGACGATCATCTCATAGGCCTGCTTGGCGCCATCGAGGAAGGATTTGGGCGAGAAAGTCGGGTCGGCCTCGACCACCTGGCGCAGTCCGGTGGCGAGATCCGCATCGCCATGGGAGAGCTGTTCGATCTCCGCCTCGGTCTTGCGAGCGCGGCGCTCGTCGTCCAGATCCGGGGCCGCGGCCGTGGGCCGGGGACGCATCGGCACGACGGTATCATCAGTCGCCGGGGCGTCGGCAGGTTTGCGCCGCTCGACCGGCGGGCGTTCATTTCCCGTGCGGGTGCCCAGCACGGAGCGCAATCTGAACAGGACGAACACCGCGACAGCGATGACGATGAGGGTCGGAAGATCTAGAAATTCGGCCATCAATGGGTACCTTGCGCAAGACGCATCGGAAAATCGACACGGGTGACGCTCGCTGAGCGCGGAGATTGGCCTATATATAGGCAAAGCCTCACCTCAAAACCAGTTCACGTTGGGGCGAGTTGCAATTTGCCGCGGCGTGACGCGGATTTACCGGAAGGATGTCCGCCTTTGGCTCGTTTTTTCGCCCTGGGTCTGCTGTTGCTGCCGATTGTGGAAATCGCCCTGTTCATCAAGGTGGGGCAGACCATCGGCCTGTTCCCCACTCTGGCGCTGGTGATAGCGGCGGCCGTGTTCGGCGCTATGCTGCTGCGTCAGCAGGGCTTGAGCGTGGTCAACCAATTGCGCGGCAATATCAGTGCCGGCCAATTGCCGGCCCGCACCATTGCCGACACGATGATGATCGGGCTGGCCGGGCTGATGCTGATCCTGCCGGGCTTTCTCACCGATATCCTGGCTTTGGCGCTCTTGCTGCCGCCGGTGCGTGGCTGGATTTATGGCGCCCTGGCCAGTCGCGTCACCGTGGTCGAGACGGCCAGTTATCGGAGCCAACGCGATCCCGGGGATGGCCGCATTCATGGGCCGGGCACCATTGATCTGGATGAAGACGACTATCGCCCGAAATGACGCCAGGGCGGGCGCTGCGCTTGTGGCACAAGGCCAAAGATGCTAGCCACCCCGGCAACGATATTGCCGCAAAGGACTAGAGAATGGCTGACGAGAACCAGGGCGCCGCAGCACCCCAGGCCAGCAATTTGCCCTCCATGAACTTGGTGGGTCAGTATATTCGCGACCTCTCCTTCGAAAATCCCGGTGCGCCCGGCTCGATCATGGCCGGTGGCGGCAATCCGGCCTTCAACGTCTCGATCTCGGTCGGCGTCAAAAAGCAGGCCGATGACATTTATGCGGTCGAGCTGACGCTGAACGCCAAGGCCAATCGCGAAACCACCATTCTGTTCAATGTCGAGCTGGTCTACGGCGGCGTGTTCCGCCTCAAGAATGTGCCCGAAGCCCAGCTCAGCCAGCTTTTGATGATCGAATGCCCGCGCCTGATCTTCCCGTTTGCCCGTCAGGTCCTCGCCAGCGTCACCCAGCAGGGCGGTTTCCCGCCGCTGATGATGGAACCGGTCGATTTCGCCGCCATCTATCGCCAGAACCTGGCCCAGCTCGCCGCCAAGCAGGGCGCAGCTCCGCTGACCGCCGCCAATGCCGAGACCGACAAGCCAAATTGATTTTGGCCGTTTTAGTTCTGTGATGAAGCAAACCCCGGATCCATGGTCCGGGTTTTTCTATTCGGCGGCGGCCACTTCGCTGTCGTATTGCGCCCAGAGCGAATCGGGGCCCAGCTTGGCCACCATGGCGGCATGCGCGGCACGCTCGGCCTCGCTAATCTTGCGCACCAGCGGCACCGGCCGCGGCGCCACATCGGCGCGGGCGGCAATGGCGTCGGCGCCCGAGACACGGTTTTCCGCGATCAGCGCCAGGCTGACCTGCTTGCCGCCGATCAGCTCGAGATAGACCTCAGCCAGGATCTCGCTATCGAGCAGGGCGCCATGCAGCGTGCGGCGGGAATTGTCGATGCCGTAGAGCTTGCACAAGGCATCCAGGCTCACCCGCGAGCCGGGATGCTTGGCCCGCGCCACCATGACCGTATCGATCACTTCATTGGCCAGGATCGGCCGGCCGGCCTTTTTCAGCTCGGCATTGAGAAAGCCGATATCGAAGGCCGCATTGTGGATGATCAGCTTGGCATCGCCGATGAAATCGAGAAAGTCGCCGGCCACCGCCGAAAAGAGCGGCTTATCGGACAGGAATTCTTCCGACAGGCCATGCACTCGGAAGGCCTCTTCGGGCATGGAGCGCTGCGGATTGATATAGACGTGATAGTGCCGGCCCGAGGGGATGTGGTTGATCAGCTCGACGCAGCCGATTTCCACCAGCCGATCGCCATCGGCGGGCGACAGGCCCGTGGTTTCGGTATCGAGCACGATCTCGCGGTTCATTTTTCTGGCCCTTTGGCGCGGATAGCGGCGACCAGCGCGGCGACCTCTTTTTGGGTCTGGGCGACGGAGCTGCCGGTATCGAAGAGATAGGTGGCGCGTCTCTTCTTTTCGGCCTGGGGAGTCTGGCGGGCAAGGATGGTGTTGAGCTTTTCCACGGACATCCCCGACCGCGCCAGCGCCCGCTCGCGCTGGATGGCCTCATCGACAAAGGTCACGGCGATGGCGTCAAAGCCATAATCATGGCCGCTTTCGAACAGAAGCGGGACTTCCACCACCGCCAGCGCATGGCCCTGGGTCTCGGCCGTGTCGAGAAATTGCGCGATGCGGGCACGGACCAAAGGGTGCACCACGGCTTCGAGCCGCTTGAAGCCGGCGGGGTCTTCACCCAGTTTCTTAGAGAGCAGAGCACGGTCGATGCGGCCGTCATGGGTGACGCCGGGAAAGAGAGCCTCGACCGCCGCTACGGCCTCGCCCTCATAGAGTTCGGCCACGGCGGTATCGGCGGAAAAAACCGGCACGCCCAGGTCGGCAAAAGCCTTGAGCACCGTCGATTTTCCGGTGGCAATCGATCCGGTAATGCCGATGCGCCACATGCTCAATGCTCCAGCGTGGCTTGGATCCTGGTGCGCAAATCTTTGGTCACAAGAGGTCGAATGCCGAACCAGGCCTCGAATCCCGGCACAGCCTGATGCAGCAGCATGCCCAGCCCATCGACGATCCGCAAGCCACGCGCCCTGGCATCGGCCAGGAGCGGCGTCACGAGGGGCGCATAGACGATATCGGTCACCAAGGCGTCCGATGGGAGCAGATCAAGATTAAAGCCATCAAAGCGGCTGCCATGCATGCCAATGGAAGTGGTGTTGACCACAAGCCCCGCCGACGGCGCAGCGGCATCGAAGTCAGCCAATTCGCCAGCACGGACATCGCCGCCAATTTCCGCCGCCAAGTGATCAGCATTAGACCTTGTGCGATTGAGCAAAATCACAGGAACGCCACGGCTTTTAAGCGCCACCAGAATAGCCCGTGCCGCCCCGCCGGCACCCAGCACGATGGCGGGCTTTTTGCCCGAGGACCAATCGGGTGCCCCCACGTCGAGATTGCCCAGAAAACCGAGATAGTCGGTATTGGTGCCATGCACCTTGCCGTCACGCGCCACCAAAGTGTTAACGGCACCAATGGTCCTGGCCAGCGGATCGACACTGTCACAGAGGGCAAACACCGCTTCCTTGTGTGGAATGGTAACATTGCCGCCGGCAAATTCACCCGCCCGAAGCCGCTCGAAAAAGCCGGGCAGTTCGGCCGGCGCGACGTCGATGGCCTCATAGCTGCCGTCGATGCCGTGTTCGGCGATCCAGGTGCCATGAATCAAGGGCGAGCGCGAATGGGCGATGGGATGCCCGATAACAAAGGCTTTGATGGTCACGCTGACGGCTTTCCGGCCAGAAGTTCGGGCGCAATGGCGCGCAAAGCCGCCAGGAGCGGCAAAAGCGGCAGGCCCAGAATGGTGAAATAATCGCCGGTCACGGTTTCGAACAGCCGGATGGACGGGCCTTCGAGCCGATAGCCGCCCACCGAATTGAGCGCCGCGGGACCTTCGCGGTCCAGAATATCCTCGCGCTCCTCGGCGGAGAAATCGCGCATGGTGAGTTCTGCTGTCTGTAGATCAGACCACAAAACCTGACCATCGCGCACCAACGTCACCCCGGCATGGAGGCGATGGGTCTTGGCCTTGAGGTGATCGAGCTGGGCAGCGGCGGCGGCACGATCGGCCGGCTTGTGCAAAAGCTCGGTGCCCAGCGCCAGGGTCTGATCGGCCCCGATCACAAAAGCGCCCGCGTTAGCATTTGAGACCGCTTCGGCCTTCTTTTGCGCCAGCAGCAAAGCCACGTCGCGGGCATCGGCGCCATTGGCCAAAGCCGCGGTTTCAATGGCCCGTTCGTCAATGGCGGCGGGTTGGGTCGAAAACCGCAAACCGGCTTGTTGCAGCAGGGTTTTTCGCGTCTGGCTTTGGGAGGCTAGGATCAGCATGGGCCCATGTTTTCCACACTGTCATCCACAGCTCAAGCCCTCGCTGTGATAATGACTCATGGTTTTGGCTCGGGGCCAAACTTGTTCGACTTGGTAAATTAAACATTAACAGTTGGACTCGGGAGGAGGGTCCACGAGGGCTATGGATAGCTCTGGGGAAAACCCGGCTGGGGCACTGTCGTTCTATCAAGCGGATTCGCACAGGCGGAATCGAATCGTTGACTCGGGACTCAGGTTCTTAACGCCGCGTTAACCATTTACCTTTCGTTAAGGTTTGTGGCCGGCCGATTTTGATTCACACCCTGTTAACCTCTGCGCTGCGCCCTTGTGTCACCGCGATGGGCGATTGTGGACGGCGATGAATTCATCCAAAACACCGCCATGATAATACAAATACTAAGAACAAGATTCTCTTTAGGGGTTTTGGAAGGGGTGATCGAATGAGCACTGTGGCCCACAAACCTTTGCTGGCAACAGTGATGGGCGAACGCCAGGAGCGACCCCCGATCTGGATCATGCGACAGGCTGGTCGCTATTTGCCGGAATATCGCGAGCTGCGCGCCAAGACCAATGGGTTTCTGGAACTCTGCTACACGCCGGAGCTGGCCGCTGAAGTCACGCTGCAGCCGCTGCGCCGTTTCCCGCTCGATGCAGCAATCCTATTCTCCGACATTCTGGTCATTCCCGACGCCCTGGGCCAATCGGTGCGTTTTGAGGCTGGGGAAGGGCCTGTCCTTGAACCGGTGACAGCCGAGACAATCGGGCAATTGCAGCCCGAGCGGGCTTTGGAGCATTTGGCCCCGGTGTTTGAAACCTTGCGTCGGGTTCGCGCTGGCCTTGCTCCGGACAAGACCCTGATCGGCTTTTGCGGTTCGCCTTGGACGGTTGCGACTTACATGATTGGCGGCCGCGGCTCGCCCGATCAGGCCGCCGCGCGATTGTTTGCCCTGCGGCACCCTGAGGCCTTTGCGGCTCTGATGGATGTGTTGGTGCAAACCAGTATCGACTATCTCGTCGCTCAATTTGCTGCGGGCGCCGATGTGGTGCAGCTGTTTGAAAGCTGGGCGCTGAACCTGGACGATGAGGCCTTTGTCAGCCAGGTCATCGATCCCAATCGCCGTATTGTCGAAGGCGTTCGCGCCCGGGTGCCCAATGCGCCGATCATCGGCTTTCCGCGTGGAGCAGCCGGCAATATCGCGGCCTATGTCGCGGCGACGGGCGTTAATGCCGTCGGGCTCGATTATGCCACCCCGCTGGCGTTTGCCGCCAAGCACGTCCCGGCCGGGTTTCCCGTGCAGGGCAATCTTGATCCGCTGCGGCTGGTGGCCGGCGGTGCGCAGATGGAAGATCGGGCCCACCAGATCATTGCCGCCTTTGCCGATCGGCCGCATATTTTCAATCTGGGCCATGGCATCGTTCCGGAGACGCCGATTGCCCATGTCGAGCGCCTGGTCGAGCTGGTCAGAAACGGCTAGCGGACCAAAGAAACTGAACTGTTGAGGAGTTCACCCAAATGGAATGGATCAAGGCGGGCCATGTGATCGCCGTCATCGCCTGGATGGCCGGCATGCTCTATCTGCCGCGGCTCTTCGTTTATCATTCGGTGGCCGAGATCGGCTCGGACAAATCCGAGACCTTCAAGATCATGGAACGCCGGCTGCTGCGCGGCATCATCACGCCGGCTATGATTGCCACCTGGATTTTTGGCCTTTGGATGGTGGCTTTGGGTGCCGTCGACTGGAGTGCCGGCTGGCCCTATCTCAAGGCCGTCGCCGTTTTGGCGCTCACCGCTTGCCATGGGATTCTGGCCCGGCACACGCGCGAATTTGCTGGGGACAAGAATACCAGGCCGCAAAAGTACTTCCGCATCATCAACGAAGTGCCCACGGTTTTGATGATCATCATCGTCATCGCGGTGATCGCGCGGCCGTTCTAAAATCCTGTTTCACGTGAATCCGGTTCGGGCGTTCGTGTTCGATCTTGAAATCGCGCCGGGATCACGCTACATGATGGCCAACGCACCCGAGACTTAAAGCTGACTTCCCAAGTCGCTGCGCGGTGCCCACCCTCCCAAAATAGCCTCAACGCTCTTTTCGATTTCCCTCAAGGGTCCATCCGCTACATGCAGAATATGAAGCTCAGCGAGCTCAAGGCCAAATCTCCGGCCGAATTGCTGGTGTTCGCCGAAGAACACGAGGTCGAGAATGCCTCGACCATGCGCAAACAGGAATTGATGTTTGCCATTCTCAAGGAGCTGGCGGCTCGGGATATCGACATCACCGGGGAAGGCGTGGTTGAAGTGCTGCCGGACGGTTTTGGCTTCCTGCGCTCTCCCGACGCCAATTACCTCCCCGGTCCCGACGATATCTATGTCAGCCCCAGCCAGATCCGCCGCTTCGGCTTGCGGACCGGCGACACGGTCGAGGGCGAAATCCGCTCTCCCAAGGAAGGCGAGCGCTATTTCGCGCTGCTCAAGGTTTCGACCATCAATTTCGAAGATCCCGAGGCGGTTCGCCACAAGGTCAACTTCGACAACCTCACCCCACTCTATCCGGAAGAACGGCTCCGCATGGAGCTGCCTGATCCGACTTTAAAGGATCGTTCGGCGCGGATTCTCGATCTGGTTGCGCCGCTTGGCAAAGGCCAGCGTGCCTTGATTGTTGCTCCTCCACGTACCGGTAAGACGGTATTGTTGCAGAATATTGCACAATCTATCGCGACCAATCATCCCGAATGCTATCTCATCGTGCTGCTCATCGACGAGCGCCCCGAAGAAG
Proteins encoded in this region:
- a CDS encoding Tim44/TimA family putative adaptor protein, whose product is MAEFLDLPTLIVIAVAVFVLFRLRSVLGTRTGNERPPVERRKPADAPATDDTVVPMRPRPTAAAPDLDDERRARKTEAEIEQLSHGDADLATGLRQVVEADPTFSPKSFLDGAKQAYEMIVTAFASGDRTTLKNLLEKDVFDGFQRVIADREAAGQTVDFTFVGLPKVEISEAEYDKKNILITVRFHAEVVSATRDKDANLIEGNADQVQTVADEWTFARNPKSRDPNWKVTSTSQLD
- the hemE gene encoding uroporphyrinogen decarboxylase; protein product: MSTVAHKPLLATVMGERQERPPIWIMRQAGRYLPEYRELRAKTNGFLELCYTPELAAEVTLQPLRRFPLDAAILFSDILVIPDALGQSVRFEAGEGPVLEPVTAETIGQLQPERALEHLAPVFETLRRVRAGLAPDKTLIGFCGSPWTVATYMIGGRGSPDQAAARLFALRHPEAFAALMDVLVQTSIDYLVAQFAAGADVVQLFESWALNLDDEAFVSQVIDPNRRIVEGVRARVPNAPIIGFPRGAAGNIAAYVAATGVNAVGLDYATPLAFAAKHVPAGFPVQGNLDPLRLVAGGAQMEDRAHQIIAAFADRPHIFNLGHGIVPETPIAHVERLVELVRNG
- a CDS encoding helix-turn-helix domain-containing protein, with the protein product MTPLGAKIRALREERGISLKEMAAALNVSSAYLSALEHGRRGKPTGFLLHRMITFFNVIWDEAEELQRLAELSDPKITIDTGGLVPEATELTNRLAKDIGKLDPEDLRFLTNEVMRRSGKK
- a CDS encoding shikimate dehydrogenase, with the protein product MTIKAFVIGHPIAHSRSPLIHGTWIAEHGIDGSYEAIDVAPAELPGFFERLRAGEFAGGNVTIPHKEAVFALCDSVDPLARTIGAVNTLVARDGKVHGTNTDYLGFLGNLDVGAPDWSSGKKPAIVLGAGGAARAILVALKSRGVPVILLNRTRSNADHLAAEIGGDVRAGELADFDAAAPSAGLVVNTTSIGMHGSRFDGFNLDLLPSDALVTDIVYAPLVTPLLADARARGLRIVDGLGMLLHQAVPGFEAWFGIRPLVTKDLRTRIQATLEH
- the hslU gene encoding ATP-dependent protease ATPase subunit HslU — encoded protein: MSETNFSPREIVSELDRNIVGQKDAKRAVAVALRNRWRRQQLPPELRREVSPKNILMIGPTGVGKTEISRRLARLAQAPFIKVEATKFTEVGYVGRDVEQIIRDLVEAGIAVLRDKRRADVQAQAHHNAEERVLDALVGGSAAPSTRDSFRKKLRDNELDDKEIEIEMTPAANTGGFEIPGMPNGGIGMINLSDMFKQAMGGRGVKRKIKVKDAYEPLIAEEADKLLDQEQLKAEAIELVENHGIVFIDEIDKVAAREGGVSGGPSREGVQRDLLPLIEGTTVSTKYGPVSTDHILFIASGAFHVSKPSDLLPELQGRLPIRVELKALTREDFIQILSSTDASLIKQYVALMGTEGVTLDFTQDAIEAIADAAVKVNNSVENIGARRLQTVMERLVEDISFDAPDKQGQTIKIDAAFVADKVGVLAADTDLSKFVL
- the secB gene encoding protein-export chaperone SecB; its protein translation is MADENQGAAAPQASNLPSMNLVGQYIRDLSFENPGAPGSIMAGGGNPAFNVSISVGVKKQADDIYAVELTLNAKANRETTILFNVELVYGGVFRLKNVPEAQLSQLLMIECPRLIFPFARQVLASVTQQGGFPPLMMEPVDFAAIYRQNLAQLAAKQGAAPLTAANAETDKPN
- a CDS encoding Maf family protein, giving the protein MLILASQSQTRKTLLQQAGLRFSTQPAAIDERAIETAALANGADARDVALLLAQKKAEAVSNANAGAFVIGADQTLALGTELLHKPADRAAAAAQLDHLKAKTHRLHAGVTLVRDGQVLWSDLQTAELTMRDFSAEEREDILDREGPAALNSVGGYRLEGPSIRLFETVTGDYFTILGLPLLPLLAALRAIAPELLAGKPSA
- the coaE gene encoding dephospho-CoA kinase (Dephospho-CoA kinase (CoaE) performs the final step in coenzyme A biosynthesis.), translated to MWRIGITGSIATGKSTVLKAFADLGVPVFSADTAVAELYEGEAVAAVEALFPGVTHDGRIDRALLSKKLGEDPAGFKRLEAVVHPLVRARIAQFLDTAETQGHALAVVEVPLLFESGHDYGFDAIAVTFVDEAIQRERALARSGMSVEKLNTILARQTPQAEKKRRATYLFDTGSSVAQTQKEVAALVAAIRAKGPEK
- the dnaQ gene encoding DNA polymerase III subunit epsilon, with the protein product MNREIVLDTETTGLSPADGDRLVEIGCVELINHIPSGRHYHVYINPQRSMPEEAFRVHGLSEEFLSDKPLFSAVAGDFLDFIGDAKLIIHNAAFDIGFLNAELKKAGRPILANEVIDTVMVARAKHPGSRVSLDALCKLYGIDNSRRTLHGALLDSEILAEVYLELIGGKQVSLALIAENRVSGADAIAARADVAPRPVPLVRKISEAERAAHAAMVAKLGPDSLWAQYDSEVAAAE
- a CDS encoding FxsA family protein is translated as MARFFALGLLLLPIVEIALFIKVGQTIGLFPTLALVIAAAVFGAMLLRQQGLSVVNQLRGNISAGQLPARTIADTMMIGLAGLMLILPGFLTDILALALLLPPVRGWIYGALASRVTVVETASYRSQRDPGDGRIHGPGTIDLDEDDYRPK
- the hemJ gene encoding protoporphyrinogen oxidase HemJ: MEWIKAGHVIAVIAWMAGMLYLPRLFVYHSVAEIGSDKSETFKIMERRLLRGIITPAMIATWIFGLWMVALGAVDWSAGWPYLKAVAVLALTACHGILARHTREFAGDKNTRPQKYFRIINEVPTVLMIIIVIAVIARPF
- the rho gene encoding transcription termination factor Rho, whose amino-acid sequence is MQNMKLSELKAKSPAELLVFAEEHEVENASTMRKQELMFAILKELAARDIDITGEGVVEVLPDGFGFLRSPDANYLPGPDDIYVSPSQIRRFGLRTGDTVEGEIRSPKEGERYFALLKVSTINFEDPEAVRHKVNFDNLTPLYPEERLRMELPDPTLKDRSARILDLVAPLGKGQRALIVAPPRTGKTVLLQNIAQSIATNHPECYLIVLLIDERPEEVTDMQRSVRGEVISSTFDEPASRHVQVAEMVIEKAKRLVEHKRDVVILLDSITRLGRAYNTVVPSSGKVLTGGVDANALQRPKRFFGAARNIEDGGSLTIISTALIDTGSRMDEVIFEEFKGTGNSEIILDRKVADKRVFPALDITKSGTRKEELLVEPDILKKMYVLRRILTPMGTIDAMEFLMDKIRQTKTNSDFFDSMNT
- a CDS encoding Smr/MutS family protein; its protein translation is MSKRDSKRLPHDFHLWTAVAATVDPLRRKGLLKMATGPLPLPVGEPQPELPKPPPARKPPRKAFLPPYQAPMANSPLPDKAVEPSVRKKVVRGRIEIDGTIDLHGMTQNEARGALYRFIQARFARGDRTILVITGKGLKTDNDYIAAMSERGVLRTMLPLWLNEPSLAPLVSGWSIAARGHGGEGAWYVRLRRS